In the genome of Pempheris klunzingeri isolate RE-2024b chromosome 3, fPemKlu1.hap1, whole genome shotgun sequence, one region contains:
- the LOC139198767 gene encoding uncharacterized protein isoform X1 — translation MTRAALTKLLILVILAFIICLPEFFTLYRASKVNFLCLPHRPCERGSRVKKGENGNVGGADIRGMDMCDPSQACTQETQSNTTDSESESWIYSEDPEKSWFMCETDKDMAKLYSNTSSSALKAHVEVSVELQLTDTETLNLTLYGRNNHSSLDLHPPEEEEEEEEEEEEEEEKQKDDEGQRMAFYCCFPASPTSEAANQSRCLLWLANQTVLTATAKEKLPWKRTQKDEWRCIFRVVWLALLCVVLLTIITTVLGQIYQGRRICNEPKVHPVGYDFTGLQLNDGEKQTEIVIPRGLSPIQEADTQEEIEILLDEDVDLCYTANLHHRGHPSTSSVTEEQAW, via the exons ATGACTAGAGCAGCACTGACTAAACTCCTTATCCTCGTGATCCTCGCCTTTATCATCTGCCTCCCAGAATTCTTCACATTGTACAGAG CATCAAAAGTTAACTTCCTCTGCCTGCCCCACCGACCCTGTGAGCGAGGCAGTCGGGTGAAGAAGGGGGAAAATGGCAACGTTGGGGGCGCTGACATTAGGGGAATGGATATGTGTGACCCTTCACAGGCCTGCACACAAGAGACTCAAAGCAACACGACAGATTCTGAGTCAGAGTCCTGGATATACAGTGAAGACCCAGAAAAGAGCTGGTTCATGTGTGAAACAGATAAGGACATGGCAAAATTATACAGTAACACCTCATCTTCAG CTCTAAAGGCGCATGTTGAGGTGTCAGTGGAGCTTcaactcacagacacagagacccTGAATCTCACCTTGTACGGCCGCAATAATCACAGCTCCTTAGACCTCCACccacctgaggaggaggaggaggaggaagaagaggaggaggaggaggaggagaagcagaaggaTGATGAAGGACAGAGAATggcattttactgctgttttccTGCCTCGCCCACCTCGGAGGCAGCCAATCAAAGCCGCTGTCTGCTTTGGCTCGCCAATCAAACTGTTTTGACTGCAACAGCAAAGGAAAAGCTGCCATGGAAACGGACACAGAAAG ATGAGTGGCGATGTATATTCAGGGTGGTCTGGctggctctgctgtgtgtggtgCTGCTGACTATAATCACAACTGTGCTCGGACAAATCTACCAGGGGAGACGCATATGCA ATGAGCCCAAAGTGCACCCTGTTGGTTATGACTTCACTGGCCTGCAGTTGAACG ATGgtgagaaacaaacagaaatcgTCATTCCCAGAG GACTGTCACCCATTCAAGAAGCTGACACTCAAG AGGAAATAGAAATTCTGCTGGATGAAGATGTTGACCTTTGCTATACAG
- the LOC139198767 gene encoding uncharacterized protein isoform X2, translated as MTRAALTKLLILVILAFIICLPEFFTLYRALKAHVEVSVELQLTDTETLNLTLYGRNNHSSLDLHPPEEEEEEEEEEEEEEEKQKDDEGQRMAFYCCFPASPTSEAANQSRCLLWLANQTVLTATAKEKLPWKRTQKDEWRCIFRVVWLALLCVVLLTIITTVLGQIYQGRRICNEPKVHPVGYDFTGLQLNDGEKQTEIVIPRGLSPIQEADTQEEIEILLDEDVDLCYTANLHHRGHPSTSSVTEEQAW; from the exons ATGACTAGAGCAGCACTGACTAAACTCCTTATCCTCGTGATCCTCGCCTTTATCATCTGCCTCCCAGAATTCTTCACATTGTACAGAG CTCTAAAGGCGCATGTTGAGGTGTCAGTGGAGCTTcaactcacagacacagagacccTGAATCTCACCTTGTACGGCCGCAATAATCACAGCTCCTTAGACCTCCACccacctgaggaggaggaggaggaggaagaagaggaggaggaggaggaggagaagcagaaggaTGATGAAGGACAGAGAATggcattttactgctgttttccTGCCTCGCCCACCTCGGAGGCAGCCAATCAAAGCCGCTGTCTGCTTTGGCTCGCCAATCAAACTGTTTTGACTGCAACAGCAAAGGAAAAGCTGCCATGGAAACGGACACAGAAAG ATGAGTGGCGATGTATATTCAGGGTGGTCTGGctggctctgctgtgtgtggtgCTGCTGACTATAATCACAACTGTGCTCGGACAAATCTACCAGGGGAGACGCATATGCA ATGAGCCCAAAGTGCACCCTGTTGGTTATGACTTCACTGGCCTGCAGTTGAACG ATGgtgagaaacaaacagaaatcgTCATTCCCAGAG GACTGTCACCCATTCAAGAAGCTGACACTCAAG AGGAAATAGAAATTCTGCTGGATGAAGATGTTGACCTTTGCTATACAG